One window of Bacillus alkalicellulosilyticus genomic DNA carries:
- a CDS encoding FbpB family small basic protein, translating to MRKIRKLTFEELIEQNKQQLLNDKDALDKIEQRWEEKITEKSS from the coding sequence GTGAGAAAAATCAGAAAATTAACATTTGAGGAACTAATCGAACAAAATAAACAGCAGTTACTCAATGATAAAGATGCCCTTGATAAAATTGAACAACGGTGGGAAGAAAAAATCACTGAAAAATCAAGCTAA
- a CDS encoding DUF421 domain-containing protein encodes MFDFWTGAEDLPVYGFLIRAFIVYIYIFILIKLLGQRSMVAINPIDFIFGVIIGDIVGEPLSGGDMPLGGPLAAATLIGGLHLGLSYVALKTPRFRRVIEEEPIIIIEKGQILTKQLRKAMITVESLLMDLRLKDAGDLTEVDYAILEPNGQISVIKKSKYDPLTPDDMMKDPPSKGYPSVLILDGRIIRANVERFGTLQWLDEQIREKGFRNYTDVFLLTCDENGQIYASGKEA; translated from the coding sequence TTGTTTGATTTTTGGACAGGTGCAGAAGACTTACCCGTGTATGGCTTTCTCATTCGAGCATTCATAGTATATATTTATATCTTTATTCTAATCAAATTACTAGGGCAACGCTCTATGGTAGCGATTAACCCGATTGATTTTATATTCGGTGTTATTATAGGTGATATTGTAGGGGAACCACTTTCTGGTGGGGACATGCCATTGGGTGGACCATTGGCGGCAGCTACCTTAATAGGTGGGTTGCACTTAGGTCTTTCCTATGTCGCCCTTAAAACCCCAAGGTTCCGTCGCGTCATTGAAGAAGAACCAATCATCATTATTGAAAAAGGTCAAATTCTTACTAAGCAACTTAGAAAAGCTATGATTACCGTAGAGTCTTTATTAATGGATCTTCGATTAAAGGATGCAGGAGATTTAACCGAAGTCGATTATGCGATTTTAGAACCCAATGGGCAAATTAGCGTAATTAAAAAGAGTAAATATGACCCGCTAACTCCTGATGATATGATGAAAGATCCACCTTCGAAAGGGTACCCATCTGTTCTTATTTTAGATGGACGAATTATACGAGCAAATGTAGAAAGGTTTGGAACGCTTCAATGGTTAGATGAGCAAATCCGTGAAAAGGGATTTCGGAATTACACTGATGTATTTTTATTAACGTGTGATGAGAATGGACAAATATACGCAAGTGGAAAAGAAGCTTGA
- the acnA gene encoding aconitate hydratase AcnA, protein MKEGVHMTKDTFKSRSTFDVNGKTYNFYRLQALEDAGVAKVSSLPYSVKVLLESVLRQEDGFVIKQEHVENLAKWGTAEQKDIDVPFKPSRVILQDFTGVPAVVDLASLRKAMADFGGDPQKINPEIPVDLVIDHSVQVDKAGTSDSLDFNMNLEFQRNEERYQFLSWAQKAFDNYRAVPPATGIVHQVNLEYLANVVHANEVNGENVAFPDTLVGTDSHTTMINGIGVLGWGVGGIEAEAGMLGQPSYFPVPEVIGVKFTGTLPSGTTATDVALKVTQVLREKKVVGKFVEFFGPGLAVMPLADRATISNMAPEYGATCGFFPVDEEALNYLRLTGRSEEQINLVEAYSKANDLFYVPGETPDPTYTNIVEIDLSEIEANLSGPKRPQDLVPLSQMKEQFHKTVSAPAGTQGFGLSEDEFNKEVTVKLADGKETTMKTGAIAIASITSCTNTSNPYVLIGAGLVAKKAVEKGLQVPEYVKTSLAPGSKVVTGYLEDSKLLPYLEQLGFNIVGYGCTTCIGNSGPLADEIEAAIAENDLMATSVLSGNRNFEGRIHPLVKANYLASPPLVVAYALAGTVDIDLGNDVIGVDKDGNDVFFNDIWPTADEIAAVVKETVTPELFKREYENVFQSNPRWNEIETTDDALYKWDDESTYIANPPFFENLSADPQDIEALSGLKVIGKFGDTVTTDHISPAGAFGKDTPAGKYLISKGVEQRDFNSYGSRRGNHEVMMRGTFANIRIKNQVAPGTEGGYTTYWPTGEVMSIYDAAMKYKEEGTGLAILAGKDYGMGSSRDWAAKGTNLLGIKTVIAESYERIHRSNLVLMGVLPLQFKEGDSAESLGLTGKESFDVQITNDVKPRDMVKVVATTEEGKQVEFDVLVRFDSEVEIEYYRHGGILQMVLRGKFEEAKA, encoded by the coding sequence ATGAAGGAGGGAGTACATATGACAAAAGATACGTTTAAATCTCGCTCAACCTTTGATGTGAACGGGAAAACCTATAATTTCTATCGCCTACAAGCGTTAGAAGATGCTGGCGTTGCAAAAGTATCCTCTTTACCTTACTCGGTAAAAGTACTTTTAGAATCAGTTTTACGTCAGGAAGATGGATTTGTCATTAAACAAGAACATGTAGAAAATTTAGCCAAGTGGGGGACTGCGGAGCAAAAAGATATAGATGTTCCATTTAAGCCTTCACGTGTTATCTTGCAAGACTTTACAGGGGTACCAGCTGTCGTTGACTTAGCGTCTTTGCGTAAAGCAATGGCTGACTTTGGTGGAGACCCACAAAAAATCAACCCTGAGATTCCAGTAGACCTTGTTATCGACCACTCAGTTCAGGTAGATAAAGCAGGAACTTCGGATTCTTTAGACTTTAATATGAATTTAGAATTCCAACGTAACGAAGAGCGTTATCAATTCCTTAGCTGGGCACAAAAAGCATTTGATAATTATCGTGCGGTTCCTCCAGCAACAGGTATCGTTCACCAAGTTAACCTTGAGTACTTAGCGAACGTTGTTCATGCAAATGAAGTAAATGGTGAAAACGTAGCATTCCCAGATACATTAGTTGGTACTGACTCTCATACAACTATGATTAACGGTATCGGTGTACTTGGATGGGGTGTAGGTGGTATTGAAGCGGAAGCAGGAATGCTTGGACAACCATCATATTTCCCAGTTCCTGAAGTAATTGGTGTAAAATTCACTGGAACTCTTCCAAGTGGAACGACAGCTACTGATGTTGCGTTAAAAGTAACACAAGTATTACGTGAGAAAAAAGTAGTTGGTAAATTCGTTGAGTTCTTCGGTCCTGGTTTAGCTGTAATGCCATTAGCTGACCGTGCAACGATTTCAAATATGGCTCCTGAATATGGTGCTACATGTGGATTCTTCCCAGTTGATGAAGAAGCTCTTAACTACCTTAGACTAACTGGTCGTTCAGAAGAGCAAATCAATCTGGTTGAAGCTTATTCTAAAGCAAATGATTTATTCTACGTGCCTGGGGAAACTCCAGACCCTACGTATACAAACATTGTTGAAATTGACCTTTCTGAAATTGAAGCTAACCTTTCAGGACCAAAACGTCCTCAAGATTTAGTTCCACTTTCACAAATGAAAGAGCAATTCCATAAAACAGTATCAGCTCCAGCTGGAACTCAAGGATTCGGTTTATCTGAAGATGAGTTCAATAAAGAAGTTACAGTTAAGCTTGCGGATGGTAAAGAAACGACAATGAAAACAGGAGCAATTGCAATTGCTTCAATTACGAGCTGTACAAACACTTCTAATCCGTATGTTCTTATTGGAGCAGGGTTAGTTGCGAAAAAAGCTGTAGAAAAAGGCTTGCAAGTACCTGAGTATGTGAAAACTTCATTAGCTCCTGGTTCAAAAGTAGTTACAGGATACCTTGAGGATTCTAAATTACTTCCTTACTTAGAGCAACTTGGATTTAACATCGTTGGTTACGGTTGTACAACATGTATCGGAAACTCTGGCCCATTAGCTGATGAAATCGAAGCTGCAATTGCAGAAAACGATTTAATGGCTACGTCAGTTTTATCTGGTAACCGTAACTTCGAAGGGCGTATTCATCCATTAGTGAAAGCAAACTATCTTGCTTCACCTCCACTAGTTGTTGCCTATGCATTAGCTGGTACGGTTGATATCGATTTAGGTAACGATGTTATCGGTGTGGATAAAGACGGAAATGATGTATTCTTTAACGATATCTGGCCAACAGCTGATGAAATCGCTGCTGTTGTAAAAGAAACAGTTACGCCTGAGCTATTCAAAAGAGAGTACGAAAACGTATTCCAAAGCAATCCACGTTGGAACGAAATTGAAACAACAGATGATGCATTATATAAATGGGATGATGAGTCTACGTACATTGCCAACCCACCATTCTTTGAGAACCTGTCGGCTGACCCTCAAGACATTGAGGCGTTATCTGGTCTTAAAGTTATCGGTAAGTTTGGTGATACAGTAACAACTGACCATATTTCTCCAGCTGGTGCATTTGGTAAAGATACACCTGCAGGTAAATATTTAATCTCTAAAGGTGTGGAGCAACGTGACTTCAACTCTTACGGTTCTCGTCGTGGTAACCATGAAGTAATGATGCGTGGAACGTTTGCAAACATCCGTATCAAAAACCAAGTAGCTCCTGGCACTGAAGGTGGATATACAACGTACTGGCCAACAGGCGAAGTAATGTCTATTTATGATGCAGCTATGAAATATAAAGAAGAAGGAACAGGCCTTGCTATCCTAGCTGGTAAAGATTACGGTATGGGAAGTTCTCGTGACTGGGCAGCAAAAGGAACAAACCTTCTTGGAATTAAAACAGTTATTGCTGAAAGCTATGAGCGTATTCACCGTTCTAACCTTGTACTTATGGGTGTTCTTCCACTTCAGTTTAAAGAAGGCGATTCAGCTGAATCTCTTGGATTAACTGGAAAAGAATCATTCGATGTACAAATCACAAACGATGTGAAACCACGCGACATGGTTAAAGTGGTAGCAACTACTGAAGAAGGCAAGCAAGTAGAATTCGACGTACTTGTCCGCTTCGACAGTGAAGTTGAAATTGAATACTACCGTCACGGTGGTATTCTACAAATGGTTCTTCGCGGTAAGTTTGAAGAAGCAAAAGCTTAA
- the sspO gene encoding small acid-soluble spore protein O, whose amino-acid sequence MNKKPANHIIPGANAAKSQGPGVGYNSKFGTEMANEPLTEKQRQFNKKTKKRQ is encoded by the coding sequence TTGAATAAAAAACCAGCTAACCACATTATTCCAGGAGCCAATGCTGCAAAATCTCAAGGACCAGGCGTAGGCTATAATTCAAAGTTTGGAACGGAGATGGCTAATGAACCATTGACTGAAAAACAACGTCAATTCAACAAAAAGACGAAAAAAAGACAATAA
- a CDS encoding small acid-soluble spore protein P, whose protein sequence is MAEKNTSKDQRRNSPKGQHTSGQPEPLSGSKKVKKRNQVSQTNGEG, encoded by the coding sequence ATGGCTGAAAAAAATACATCAAAAGACCAACGTAGAAACTCACCAAAAGGGCAACATACTTCAGGCCAACCTGAACCATTAAGTGGTTCTAAAAAAGTAAAAAAACGCAACCAAGTGAGCCAAACAAACGGAGAAGGTTAA
- the selA gene encoding L-seryl-tRNA(Sec) selenium transferase — protein MKTALRFIPPIHEIQRHPTFQKIGNETGTSEDKLTDWAKEKIGSIRTDILEGRRLDETIDVSTLVAEVFAYLQRKSEQQKKYTLRPVINGTGTILHTNLGRAKLSEDALQQVQLAAKHYSNLEYNLESGKRGSRHDIIEEVIKEITGAEAAMVVNNNAAAVYFILKTFAKNKEVIVSRGQLVEIGGSFRVSSIMEESGAVLKEVGTTNKTHLRDYHQAITSETAMFLKVHTSNFKTIGFTKSVEIEELVQLKEEHEDIILYEDLGSGAIYDFRNHLIGEEPTVKETLDKGVDIVSFSGDKLLGGPQAGIIAGKKVLIDKLKKHQLARVLRVDKMTLAALEATLKTYAFGEEQIKSIPTVKAILEPIVEVENKARVFSNSLEDSSFLFSFEEGTSQIGGGTMPGVEIPTMLLAVSHPKMTAQQLFDTLRQQEIPVICRIKGEKLLIDFRTIEQEEIEIVSKQFWNIEETRGH, from the coding sequence ATGAAAACGGCTCTTCGTTTTATACCACCGATTCATGAAATACAGCGACATCCCACTTTTCAAAAGATAGGCAATGAAACGGGAACTAGTGAGGATAAGCTAACAGACTGGGCAAAAGAAAAGATTGGAAGTATTCGGACAGACATTCTAGAAGGCAGACGACTAGACGAAACTATTGATGTGTCAACTTTGGTAGCAGAGGTCTTTGCATACTTGCAACGTAAATCAGAGCAACAAAAAAAATATACGTTACGTCCAGTCATCAATGGGACAGGAACGATTTTACATACGAATCTTGGGCGTGCAAAACTGAGTGAGGATGCGTTACAACAAGTGCAATTAGCAGCAAAACACTATTCCAATCTTGAATATAACCTTGAAAGTGGAAAAAGAGGTTCAAGACACGATATCATCGAGGAAGTGATTAAAGAAATTACCGGAGCGGAAGCGGCAATGGTTGTCAATAACAATGCGGCTGCTGTTTATTTTATCTTGAAAACCTTCGCTAAAAATAAAGAGGTCATCGTGTCTCGCGGTCAACTAGTGGAAATTGGTGGGTCGTTTCGAGTGTCTTCAATTATGGAAGAAAGCGGTGCGGTGCTCAAAGAAGTGGGCACAACAAATAAAACCCATTTACGTGATTATCACCAAGCGATAACTTCTGAAACAGCCATGTTTTTAAAAGTTCACACGAGCAATTTCAAGACGATCGGGTTTACGAAATCGGTTGAAATAGAAGAATTGGTGCAACTAAAAGAAGAACATGAAGACATCATTTTATATGAAGACTTGGGCAGTGGAGCAATTTATGATTTTCGAAATCATCTTATAGGTGAAGAGCCAACGGTCAAAGAAACGTTGGACAAGGGTGTTGATATCGTATCATTTAGTGGGGACAAGCTTTTAGGTGGTCCGCAAGCAGGAATTATAGCGGGAAAAAAAGTGCTTATTGATAAATTGAAAAAACATCAATTGGCCAGAGTGCTTCGCGTCGATAAAATGACATTAGCCGCACTTGAAGCAACACTAAAAACCTATGCATTCGGAGAAGAACAAATCAAATCCATTCCAACAGTAAAAGCGATCCTTGAGCCTATTGTAGAAGTTGAGAATAAGGCTAGGGTCTTTTCAAATTCACTTGAAGACAGCTCATTCCTTTTTAGCTTTGAGGAGGGAACTTCGCAAATCGGTGGAGGTACGATGCCAGGTGTAGAAATTCCAACGATGTTACTCGCAGTCTCCCATCCAAAAATGACTGCACAACAACTGTTTGATACATTGAGACAACAAGAAATACCTGTAATCTGTAGAATTAAAGGAGAAAAATTACTCATTGATTTTAGGACGATTGAACAAGAGGAAATTGAGATCGTTAGTAAGCAGTTTTGGAATATTGAAGAAACAAGAGGACACTGA
- a CDS encoding Rdx family protein, producing MYKVSVEFCMQUNYAPKAASFAEQLFTHFRGNITQLDLIPASGGVFEVTVNGEKLYSKKETGVFPNSDEMIAKIEQLQV from the coding sequence ATGTACAAAGTATCTGTTGAATTTTGTATGCAGTGAAACTACGCACCAAAAGCCGCAAGTTTTGCGGAACAACTATTTACACATTTCCGGGGCAATATCACGCAACTTGACTTAATTCCAGCATCTGGCGGAGTGTTTGAAGTCACCGTTAATGGTGAGAAACTGTATTCGAAAAAAGAAACAGGCGTTTTCCCTAATTCCGATGAAATGATAGCTAAAATTGAACAACTTCAAGTATAG
- the selD gene encoding selenide, water dikinase SelD, whose protein sequence is MCFYLWEVFALDKREEIRLTAMSTKAGUGCKIGPEDLAQVLCHLPKQDYDANVLVGLDTSDDAGAYKLTDEIALVQTVDYFTPVVDDPYMFGQIAAANALSDVYAMGAVPKTVMNIVGFPIKKLPQKVLADILCGAADKVKEAGAVIVGGHSIDDQEPKFGLACTGIAHPDKIYKNVGAQPGDVLVLTKPIGVGILTTGIKRDAVTPEQEQEVTVTMATLNKVAAEKLASYHPNAVTDVTGFGLLGHSYEMAKGSEVSFIIRKDSVPLLPGTIELAEKGIVPGGSKANERWLEEVVSYSEEITAVDRSILCDAITSGGLLISLSSEEASQYIADLHEAGFTRTTIIGEVTTKQEKPIYVK, encoded by the coding sequence ATGTGTTTTTATTTATGGGAGGTGTTTGCTTTGGACAAAAGGGAAGAAATTCGTTTAACGGCAATGTCCACAAAAGCTGGTTGAGGCTGCAAAATTGGTCCTGAAGACCTGGCGCAAGTTTTGTGCCATTTACCGAAGCAAGATTATGATGCAAATGTATTAGTAGGCCTTGATACATCTGATGATGCAGGTGCTTATAAATTAACGGATGAAATTGCTCTTGTTCAAACGGTTGACTACTTTACACCGGTTGTTGATGATCCATATATGTTTGGTCAAATTGCTGCGGCCAATGCTTTAAGCGACGTATATGCTATGGGAGCTGTTCCTAAAACGGTTATGAATATTGTTGGATTTCCAATTAAAAAACTGCCACAAAAGGTACTTGCTGATATTCTTTGCGGAGCGGCTGATAAAGTAAAAGAAGCTGGCGCTGTTATCGTAGGCGGACATTCGATTGATGACCAAGAGCCTAAATTCGGTCTCGCTTGTACGGGAATTGCTCATCCTGATAAAATTTATAAAAATGTCGGGGCACAGCCTGGTGATGTGTTAGTTCTAACCAAACCAATAGGCGTAGGTATTTTAACAACAGGCATCAAACGCGATGCAGTCACACCTGAGCAAGAACAAGAGGTTACCGTAACGATGGCGACATTGAATAAAGTTGCTGCTGAAAAATTAGCCTCCTATCATCCAAACGCGGTTACTGATGTTACTGGTTTCGGCCTTCTCGGTCATTCCTATGAAATGGCAAAAGGCAGCGAAGTAAGCTTTATAATTCGTAAAGATTCAGTCCCATTACTTCCCGGAACGATTGAATTAGCTGAAAAGGGCATTGTCCCAGGTGGTTCAAAAGCTAATGAACGTTGGCTTGAAGAAGTTGTTTCCTATAGTGAAGAGATAACTGCTGTAGACCGAAGTATTTTATGTGATGCGATTACATCTGGAGGCTTGCTCATTAGTCTTTCGAGTGAAGAAGCCAGTCAGTACATTGCCGATCTGCACGAAGCAGGATTTACGAGAACTACCATCATTGGTGAAGTCACAACCAAACAAGAAAAGCCGATATACGTAAAATAG
- a CDS encoding IS256 family transposase has protein sequence MTQIQFNLDIDVLKESVMNSNIDAVVKSSIVLVLNEFMEKERDEHLQASAYERSPERRDYRNGYYERELLISIGKIKLRVPRTREGDFSTSIFERFSRVDQALTLSMLEMVVNGVSTRKVKNIVEQLCGESVSKSFVSSLTEKLDPVVNKWANRPLNVQYFPYLYADAMYIKVREHNKVVPKAVYLMTAMDEEKKRQVIGLKIDHAESFEAWQGFFSDLKARGLQSPKLIVSDAHAGLKKAIDREFIGTSWQRCSVHFKRNIINKLPKKGSSQVIADLRRIYQTISCEEARKFKDDLLMNHQDNPKLKKAIEILEDGFEESIQYLNEPKMYQRHLSSTNSLERLNQEIRRRERVIRIFPNTQSAFRLIGALLMENENLQLNRRYTLKP, from the coding sequence ATGACTCAAATACAGTTTAACCTAGATATTGATGTTTTAAAAGAATCTGTGATGAATTCGAATATTGATGCAGTTGTAAAATCTTCAATTGTATTAGTTCTTAATGAGTTTATGGAGAAAGAACGGGATGAGCATTTACAAGCATCTGCCTATGAGCGTTCTCCAGAACGCCGGGATTACCGTAATGGATATTATGAGCGTGAGCTACTGATTAGTATTGGAAAAATTAAATTACGTGTACCTCGTACAAGAGAAGGAGACTTTTCAACTTCTATATTTGAACGGTTTTCTCGCGTAGACCAAGCACTAACTCTTTCTATGTTAGAAATGGTGGTAAATGGGGTGTCAACACGAAAAGTAAAAAACATTGTAGAACAACTTTGCGGAGAAAGTGTATCCAAATCATTTGTTTCGTCCCTAACGGAGAAGCTTGATCCTGTTGTGAATAAATGGGCTAATCGACCACTTAATGTCCAGTATTTTCCTTACCTCTATGCAGATGCCATGTATATTAAGGTGCGTGAACATAATAAAGTTGTACCCAAAGCAGTCTATCTTATGACGGCAATGGATGAGGAAAAAAAGAGGCAAGTTATTGGATTAAAAATAGACCACGCTGAGAGTTTCGAGGCGTGGCAAGGGTTCTTCAGTGATTTAAAAGCGCGAGGACTCCAATCTCCTAAACTTATTGTCTCTGATGCCCATGCTGGATTAAAAAAGGCTATAGACCGAGAATTTATCGGAACTTCATGGCAAAGGTGTTCCGTTCACTTTAAACGAAACATTATTAATAAACTTCCCAAAAAAGGGTCTAGCCAGGTCATAGCAGATTTGAGAAGAATATACCAAACAATCTCTTGTGAAGAAGCAAGGAAATTTAAAGATGACCTTCTCATGAATCACCAAGATAATCCCAAGTTGAAGAAGGCAATTGAAATCCTTGAAGACGGATTTGAAGAATCCATTCAATATTTAAATGAACCAAAAATGTATCAACGACACCTATCAAGTACCAACTCGTTAGAGCGTCTAAATCAGGAAATAAGAAGACGAGAAAGAGTCATTCGTATTTTTCCAAATACACAATCAGCTTTTCGATTAATTGGGGCGCTATTAATGGAGAATGAAAACCTTCAGTTAAATAGGAGATATACTCTAAAGCCCTAA
- a CDS encoding VanZ family protein, which translates to MNNKKIFWWIIAIGWCLLIAYATRTPFFTGDSTKELLTNPFIDNAFLNFILRKAGHMVAFGLLALFCFLALKGNTYRYILAWMLATIYGAVDEWHQSFIPARDGQFTDVLINSTGALLTLVVIFVIKSYTKKR; encoded by the coding sequence ATGAACAATAAAAAGATATTTTGGTGGATTATTGCAATAGGATGGTGTCTACTCATTGCATATGCAACAAGAACCCCCTTTTTTACAGGAGATTCCACGAAGGAATTACTGACAAACCCCTTTATAGATAATGCCTTTTTGAATTTTATTTTACGGAAAGCTGGCCATATGGTTGCTTTTGGTCTTTTGGCCCTATTTTGTTTCTTGGCGTTAAAAGGAAACACGTACCGTTATATTCTAGCATGGATGCTAGCAACGATTTATGGAGCAGTTGATGAATGGCATCAATCGTTTATTCCTGCGCGGGACGGTCAATTTACAGACGTACTCATTAATTCAACAGGAGCACTCCTGACGTTAGTAGTTATTTTTGTGATTAAGAGCTATACAAAAAAGAGATAG
- a CDS encoding HD domain-containing protein — protein MNKEEIVNRAINYVKAIHDNEKSGHDWYHVERVTKLAETIAREEQADEFTCKLAALFHDVPDEKLVDDVEAKIEEIDNWLTQHGVESGPILDIIKNMSFKGGQTHHKLSLEGQVVQDADRLDAIGAIGIARTFVYAGHKGDLMYDPELPFREEMTAKEYREGKSTAINHFYEKLLKLKGLMNTDTGKNMAEQRHSYMVEFLNQFTNEWNGIR, from the coding sequence ATGAATAAAGAAGAAATCGTCAACCGAGCTATAAACTATGTCAAAGCAATTCATGACAATGAAAAAAGTGGCCATGACTGGTACCATGTCGAACGAGTTACGAAATTAGCTGAAACGATTGCTAGAGAAGAACAGGCGGATGAGTTTACTTGTAAGCTGGCGGCCCTATTTCATGATGTTCCTGATGAGAAGCTCGTTGATGATGTAGAAGCAAAAATCGAGGAGATCGATAACTGGCTAACACAACATGGAGTTGAGTCTGGTCCCATCCTTGATATTATTAAAAACATGTCTTTTAAAGGTGGACAGACCCATCATAAGCTATCGCTTGAGGGACAAGTAGTTCAAGATGCAGACCGGCTCGATGCCATAGGTGCGATAGGGATTGCGAGGACGTTTGTGTATGCTGGTCATAAAGGTGATTTGATGTATGACCCTGAGCTGCCTTTCCGTGAAGAGATGACAGCCAAAGAATACCGCGAAGGAAAAAGCACGGCCATTAATCATTTTTATGAGAAATTATTGAAACTTAAAGGATTAATGAATACAGACACAGGTAAAAACATGGCGGAGCAACGCCACTCGTATATGGTAGAATTTTTAAATCAGTTTACAAATGAATGGAACGGAATTCGATAA
- the phnC gene encoding phosphonate ABC transporter ATP-binding protein, producing the protein MSESSNPVVKIENVTVQYKGSKDYALAKLSLSFYPEEFVCILGKSGAGKSTFIRTINGLHQPTSGTVTVHQKQVSSLAEHKLKEVRQDIAMIFQHYNLIPRLSVLTNVLSGSFGRRPAWKSLLGIYDNQEILQAEEAISAVELDPFIRQRVERLSGGQKQRVGIARALLQHPRIFLGDEPVASLDPSTANKIFSLLKKIHQERKLLTIINVHDVTLAKRYATRIIGLHKGELVFDGTPEQLTPDKYKLIYGDLEGEQNE; encoded by the coding sequence GTGAGCGAGTCATCTAACCCGGTTGTAAAAATAGAGAACGTGACAGTTCAATATAAAGGCTCTAAGGATTATGCACTTGCTAAACTATCGCTCTCCTTTTATCCAGAGGAGTTTGTTTGTATTTTAGGAAAAAGTGGAGCTGGGAAATCTACGTTTATTCGAACAATTAACGGACTCCACCAACCAACCTCTGGTACCGTTACTGTGCATCAAAAGCAAGTAAGTTCGTTAGCTGAACATAAGCTAAAAGAAGTTCGCCAAGACATTGCGATGATCTTTCAACACTATAATCTAATTCCAAGGCTCTCTGTGTTAACAAATGTTCTATCTGGTTCGTTTGGTCGGCGCCCAGCGTGGAAGAGTTTACTTGGGATATACGATAATCAGGAAATTCTACAAGCAGAAGAAGCAATTTCTGCCGTTGAACTGGATCCTTTTATAAGGCAACGAGTTGAACGATTATCAGGTGGTCAAAAGCAACGCGTCGGAATTGCCAGGGCCCTATTGCAGCACCCTCGCATCTTTTTAGGAGATGAGCCTGTTGCTAGTCTTGACCCAAGTACTGCGAACAAAATCTTTTCTTTGTTGAAGAAAATACACCAAGAACGAAAACTACTTACGATAATTAACGTGCATGACGTCACACTTGCCAAACGTTATGCTACACGCATTATTGGCTTACATAAAGGGGAACTAGTATTTGATGGGACCCCAGAACAATTAACTCCGGATAAATATAAATTGATTTATGGGGACTTGGAAGGAGAACAAAATGAATAA
- the phnE gene encoding phosphonate ABC transporter, permease protein PhnE codes for MIWFKRRYILYLIAFLLFTWWCMSITGFDVRRFAQFPNAIDLVVNRFFPLDWSLLQRLLRESLVTLAIAFLGTFFALVVALPLSFTAARNTSRHQSFFFFTRWSLSGLRSIPEIVFGLVLVAALGLGPFAAVIAIILHNIGVLGKLISELIEAADSGPQEAMKAVGAPRWVAILFSILPQIWPNVLSHYFYRFEVAIRTSLILGFIGGGGLGQLLFNHFQSLQYQRVATDIIMIMILVICVDFIGGKVRERVI; via the coding sequence ATGATTTGGTTTAAGCGTCGTTACATTTTATATCTAATTGCTTTTCTTCTTTTCACATGGTGGTGTATGTCAATCACCGGCTTTGATGTGCGACGTTTTGCCCAATTTCCGAATGCAATTGACTTAGTCGTAAATCGATTTTTTCCGTTAGATTGGTCGTTGCTTCAACGATTACTGCGCGAAAGTCTTGTCACATTGGCGATTGCTTTTTTAGGTACGTTTTTTGCCTTAGTCGTTGCCCTACCACTCAGCTTTACGGCGGCTCGAAATACAAGTCGCCATCAAAGCTTTTTTTTCTTTACAAGGTGGAGTTTAAGTGGATTACGCTCGATTCCTGAAATTGTTTTTGGTCTTGTGCTTGTTGCAGCCTTAGGTCTAGGCCCATTTGCAGCTGTGATCGCGATTATTTTACATAACATTGGAGTCCTTGGAAAACTCATTTCTGAGTTGATAGAAGCCGCCGACTCTGGACCGCAGGAAGCGATGAAGGCGGTTGGTGCACCTCGTTGGGTTGCGATATTATTTTCGATATTGCCACAAATTTGGCCCAATGTCCTATCTCATTACTTTTACAGATTTGAAGTAGCAATACGAACGTCCTTAATCCTTGGTTTTATAGGAGGAGGGGGATTGGGGCAACTGCTCTTTAACCATTTCCAAAGTCTACAGTATCAGCGAGTTGCTACAGATATCATCATGATAATGATTTTAGTGATCTGTGTTGATTTTATTGGGGGGAAAGTCCGTGAGCGAGTCATCTAA